A single genomic interval of Aureliella helgolandensis harbors:
- a CDS encoding beta-propeller domain-containing protein — translation MFHQFRFATLLVLSLCTVADSVVADDTPRHALLLADSSKNRIAVLDEQGRITWESEIGPLHDLHMLDNGNILFQKNWTHLVEINPDTNQVVWEYDCSKSPENAARAIEVHAFQRLDDGRTMIAESGSSRIIEVDVAGKIVAEVPLKVSRPHPHRDTRLVRKLKSGNYLVCHEGDGFVREYDATGETAWEYQVPLFGNQPANGHGVKAFGNQCFTALRLDSGNTLISTGNGHGVIEVTPNHQIVWQVMQDDLPGIQLAWVTTLQQLPNGNRVLGNCHAEATNPQIVEIQRDKKVVWTFKDFNRFGNSLTNTQVLTTNGQPIVAEPGRDR, via the coding sequence ATGTTTCACCAATTCCGGTTTGCAACGCTGCTGGTTTTATCGCTTTGCACTGTGGCGGATAGCGTCGTCGCCGACGATACGCCGCGGCACGCACTGCTACTAGCGGACTCGTCAAAGAATCGAATTGCCGTGTTGGATGAGCAGGGAAGAATCACCTGGGAGTCTGAAATCGGCCCGCTGCATGACCTGCATATGCTGGACAACGGCAACATTCTGTTTCAGAAAAACTGGACACATCTGGTCGAGATCAATCCAGATACGAACCAAGTGGTCTGGGAATACGATTGCTCCAAATCGCCAGAAAACGCTGCTCGGGCAATCGAAGTCCACGCGTTCCAACGACTCGACGACGGTCGCACGATGATCGCCGAAAGCGGCAGCAGCCGTATTATAGAAGTCGATGTAGCAGGCAAGATCGTGGCCGAAGTTCCGTTGAAAGTCTCCCGGCCGCACCCGCACCGCGATACGCGTTTAGTACGCAAGCTCAAGAGTGGCAACTACTTGGTATGCCACGAAGGGGATGGGTTCGTGCGTGAGTACGACGCCACTGGTGAGACGGCGTGGGAATACCAAGTTCCCCTCTTTGGCAATCAGCCCGCCAACGGACATGGGGTGAAAGCCTTCGGAAATCAGTGCTTCACCGCCTTGCGGCTTGACAGCGGGAACACGTTGATCTCAACCGGCAATGGTCATGGAGTGATAGAAGTCACTCCCAACCATCAAATCGTGTGGCAGGTCATGCAAGATGACTTGCCAGGAATCCAGCTCGCCTGGGTCACGACCTTGCAGCAGCTTCCCAATGGCAATCGGGTGCTTGGGAACTGCCACGCGGAAGCGACAAATCCTCAAATCGTTGAGATTCAGCGTGACAAGAAGGTGGTCTGGACGTTCAAAGACTTTAATCGCTTTGGAAATTCTCTGACCAATACCCAGGTCTTAACCACCAATGGCCAGCCGATTGTCGCCGAACCGGGCCGTGACCGCTGA
- a CDS encoding valine--tRNA ligase encodes MNDSAEQIPNRFDYETTCAEIYSAWEADGCFHAEPNPKKKPFTIVMPPPNVTGALHLGHALNGTLQDIRVRWHRMRGFETLWMPGTDHAGIATQAVVERRLKEVENKTRHDLGREKLVERIWEWKAEYETRILNQLRSLGCSCDWERTRFTLDDTCARAVRTTFFDLFNRGLIFRGKRLVNWDTFLQTAVSDDEVFHEVKKGHFWHFKYPVVNPAQDQPTHVTIATTRPETMLGDTAVAVHPDPAGALDRYEAELQSKLTSAPAKERPPLEAQLEELRTRRETHLPGLLKLADMARAGVHLRLPLADREIPLVVDEWAKPELGSGCVKITPAHDANDYEVGLRCELPMINILNTDGTLNEAAGKYQGLTMRKARAQVVADLEELGLMVEIEDREIDLAHSDRSKTPIEPLLADQWFVKMEELAQNAIDAVKDGRVTIIPSRYRKGYIDWLKEKRDWPVGRQLWWGHQIPIWTKQFESAEAAMARATLINESETGLAGRISASLEGTDLLHVCIRHEALADGEQGVEADALQSELEKEGFVRQADVLDTWFSSALWPHSTLGWPEKTPEFEYFYPTSTLITSRDIITLWVARMVLMGLNNVGEVPFREVFIHPKILDGYGETMSKSKGNGVDPIDVMDKFGPDALRFGLAWLATETQDVRMPVQFECPHCASAVNQTKQNREKPTIECPSCKKLFSTQWAKSEAETAHPKAAVISERFETARNFCNKLWNAARFVMLHLEGYEPQSLDFAALPLEDRWILSRLSTTIRRVDEALEGYHHSEAARIAYDFAWDEFCSYYVEMAKPRLADPAQRAATQQVLAHTLDQLLRILHPVIPFITEAIWQELAKFGTQRSLDSSTETCRWLMQSSWPQPNAEYQDRTIEAQFAKFASVLGAVREIRSRQNIAPKEQLEFSVRCNSDTKELLQPMLPFFSALAGANCIAMGDVGSLPEIAASISADGMDVTVDLSHFIDVAAEIQRLEKLAENLVKQIKGKQAKLSNESFVSRAPQEVVTKERETLADLEQQLDTAQTALEKLRTA; translated from the coding sequence ATGAACGACTCCGCTGAACAGATTCCCAACCGATTTGACTATGAAACAACTTGCGCCGAAATCTATTCGGCCTGGGAGGCGGATGGATGCTTTCATGCAGAGCCCAATCCGAAGAAGAAGCCGTTCACGATCGTGATGCCGCCACCCAATGTGACCGGTGCACTCCACTTGGGACATGCGCTAAATGGTACGCTGCAGGATATCCGGGTGCGCTGGCACCGCATGCGTGGCTTTGAAACCCTGTGGATGCCTGGGACCGATCACGCAGGCATCGCAACCCAAGCGGTGGTAGAGCGGCGTCTGAAAGAAGTGGAAAACAAAACCCGCCATGATCTCGGCCGTGAGAAGCTGGTGGAGCGGATTTGGGAATGGAAAGCGGAGTACGAGACCCGCATCCTCAACCAGCTGCGAAGTCTGGGCTGTTCCTGTGACTGGGAGCGTACGCGGTTTACGCTGGACGATACCTGCGCTCGAGCCGTGCGTACTACTTTTTTCGACCTGTTCAACCGAGGGCTGATCTTTCGCGGCAAGCGGTTGGTGAACTGGGATACCTTCCTGCAGACAGCGGTGAGCGACGATGAGGTCTTTCACGAGGTTAAGAAGGGGCATTTTTGGCATTTCAAGTACCCGGTAGTGAATCCTGCGCAAGATCAGCCAACCCACGTAACCATCGCTACGACGCGTCCTGAAACGATGTTGGGGGATACGGCGGTAGCCGTGCATCCCGACCCGGCTGGTGCGTTGGATCGCTATGAGGCCGAATTGCAATCAAAACTGACCTCCGCTCCAGCCAAGGAACGCCCACCGCTCGAAGCGCAATTGGAGGAGCTCAGGACTCGCCGCGAAACGCACTTGCCGGGGTTGCTGAAATTGGCTGACATGGCGCGAGCTGGAGTCCATTTGCGTCTGCCTCTGGCCGATCGTGAGATCCCGCTCGTGGTAGATGAGTGGGCCAAGCCTGAATTGGGCAGTGGATGTGTGAAAATCACACCGGCTCATGATGCAAATGACTACGAGGTTGGTCTGCGCTGTGAGTTGCCCATGATCAACATTTTGAATACCGATGGGACGCTCAACGAGGCTGCTGGTAAATACCAGGGGCTGACTATGCGGAAAGCCCGCGCACAGGTGGTGGCGGATCTAGAAGAATTGGGGCTGATGGTTGAAATCGAGGATCGTGAGATCGATTTGGCACACAGCGATCGGAGCAAAACGCCCATTGAGCCGCTGTTGGCCGACCAATGGTTTGTGAAGATGGAAGAATTGGCGCAGAACGCCATTGACGCCGTCAAGGATGGACGCGTCACGATCATTCCATCGCGCTATCGCAAGGGCTATATCGACTGGCTCAAGGAGAAACGGGATTGGCCGGTCGGCCGCCAGCTGTGGTGGGGGCACCAGATTCCAATCTGGACAAAGCAGTTCGAATCGGCGGAAGCGGCCATGGCCAGAGCAACGCTGATTAACGAGTCGGAAACAGGGCTAGCGGGGCGGATCTCAGCCAGTCTAGAGGGGACGGATCTATTGCATGTCTGTATTCGACACGAGGCTTTGGCAGATGGCGAACAAGGAGTCGAAGCAGACGCATTGCAAAGCGAGCTCGAAAAAGAGGGGTTCGTGCGGCAAGCAGACGTTTTGGACACTTGGTTTAGCTCCGCTCTATGGCCGCATTCCACGCTCGGCTGGCCTGAGAAGACGCCAGAATTCGAGTACTTCTACCCCACCTCAACCTTGATCACCAGTCGCGATATTATCACTCTGTGGGTCGCCCGAATGGTGCTTATGGGACTCAACAACGTCGGAGAAGTGCCGTTCCGTGAGGTCTTCATCCACCCCAAGATTCTCGATGGGTATGGGGAAACCATGTCCAAGAGCAAGGGGAACGGGGTCGATCCTATCGATGTGATGGACAAATTTGGACCAGATGCGCTGAGATTCGGCCTAGCGTGGCTTGCAACCGAAACGCAGGACGTGCGGATGCCGGTTCAATTTGAGTGTCCCCACTGCGCTTCCGCAGTGAATCAGACCAAGCAGAATCGTGAGAAGCCGACGATTGAATGTCCAAGTTGCAAGAAGTTGTTTTCGACCCAGTGGGCCAAATCTGAGGCCGAAACAGCGCATCCTAAAGCAGCGGTCATTAGCGAGCGGTTTGAAACAGCTCGCAACTTCTGCAACAAACTTTGGAATGCGGCTCGATTTGTCATGTTGCACTTGGAGGGCTACGAGCCTCAGTCTTTAGATTTTGCAGCGTTGCCGCTGGAGGATCGTTGGATCCTCTCTCGTCTATCCACCACGATTCGCAGAGTCGACGAGGCGCTAGAGGGCTATCACCACAGTGAGGCTGCGCGGATCGCTTACGACTTTGCTTGGGATGAATTTTGCAGCTATTACGTCGAAATGGCCAAACCACGCTTGGCCGATCCGGCGCAGCGCGCCGCTACACAACAAGTACTGGCCCACACCCTCGACCAATTGCTCCGAATTCTACATCCGGTCATCCCCTTCATCACCGAAGCCATCTGGCAAGAATTGGCGAAGTTCGGCACGCAACGCTCATTGGATAGTTCCACGGAGACTTGCCGCTGGCTCATGCAGTCGAGCTGGCCTCAACCAAACGCTGAGTACCAAGATAGAACGATCGAGGCGCAGTTTGCCAAATTTGCATCGGTGTTGGGGGCCGTCCGCGAGATTCGTTCCCGTCAGAACATCGCTCCTAAAGAACAACTCGAGTTCTCTGTCCGCTGTAACTCGGACACCAAAGAGCTGTTGCAGCCCATGCTGCCGTTCTTCTCCGCCCTGGCAGGTGCCAATTGCATTGCCATGGGGGATGTGGGCTCACTCCCAGAAATTGCTGCCTCGATTTCGGCTGATGGCATGGATGTGACCGTCGACCTCAGCCATTTCATTGACGTGGCGGCAGAGATCCAAAGGTTGGAAAAACTCGCGGAGAACCTGGTGAAGCAGATCAAAGGCAAGCAAGCCAAACTGTCGAACGAAAGCTTCGTGAGCCGAGCTCCTCAAGAGGTTGTCACCAAGGAAAGAGAAACCTTGGCGGATCTTGAGCAGCAGTTGGACACCGCACAAACTGCTCTGGAAAAACTACGCACGGCCTAG
- a CDS encoding RNA polymerase sigma factor, whose amino-acid sequence MQTTQQLVELAKAGQRDAIGLLVQRYERLAVTTAWSIVGDFHWAQDVAQESFVTAFQQIAQLRSGATFGSWLLVSVRRNAMRHKQRQREVTTDFPMNELVAISNGWIDQFEELLPLLKESM is encoded by the coding sequence ATGCAAACCACCCAACAACTTGTCGAACTAGCCAAAGCGGGCCAACGCGATGCAATTGGTTTGCTGGTGCAGCGCTACGAGCGTCTCGCAGTCACTACTGCTTGGTCGATCGTGGGAGACTTTCATTGGGCCCAGGATGTAGCCCAGGAGTCCTTTGTGACTGCATTCCAACAAATAGCTCAGCTTCGCTCGGGAGCGACCTTCGGAAGTTGGCTGCTGGTCAGTGTTCGTCGGAATGCTATGCGGCATAAGCAGCGACAGCGAGAGGTAACCACCGACTTTCCCATGAATGAGCTGGTGGCAATCTCCAACGGATGGATCGACCAATTCGAAGAATTGCTTCCGCTCTTGAAAGAATCCATGTAA
- a CDS encoding IS110 family RNA-guided transposase yields the protein MKILALDLGKFNTMCCFFDTKTRKHSFLNATTDRNYLSTVFKKHKIDLVVMEACGPSGWINDLAESLGLQTFVCSTNEEAWKWSNVKRKTDKDDALKLARMATMSELKPVHMPSETHREFRSLVKYRKTLDWRINKIKCTIRAWFVNHGISIDRGDKAWHTGRALINSYRKPLTECSAKELWKGELDLELTQLDSLSTQLDGVVKKLEAIGKADPRIVRLRTIPGVGPRTAEILVACIDDSHRFENGRQVSAYFGLVPRQFQSGETDRNGRITKRGNPLARTILVECAWASLRYNPWSKGVYDRICGKQKTRKKKAGVALARKIAVIAWAMLRDEKDWDPVTMIRTTKSFGGTLPLDEETFRTMPPKENSDQRKSRLRREAREAEELTQRCAAKASPTTKSASKSKSKPTQVGKSTKQQSAKSQAKLQAKSITTPRSPIGSKSKQATTKTAQPRRARKPVSAA from the coding sequence ATGAAGATTCTCGCTCTTGACCTCGGCAAATTCAATACGATGTGCTGTTTCTTTGATACAAAAACTCGCAAACACTCCTTCCTCAATGCCACTACCGACCGCAACTACCTCTCGACTGTCTTCAAAAAGCATAAGATCGACTTGGTGGTTATGGAGGCGTGTGGTCCGTCAGGCTGGATCAACGATCTAGCTGAGTCTTTGGGCCTCCAAACGTTCGTCTGCTCGACCAACGAAGAGGCTTGGAAGTGGTCCAACGTTAAACGCAAAACTGACAAGGATGATGCGCTCAAGCTGGCGCGTATGGCTACCATGAGTGAACTCAAGCCGGTTCACATGCCCTCCGAAACACATCGTGAGTTTCGCTCTCTGGTTAAGTACCGCAAAACACTCGACTGGCGGATCAACAAGATCAAGTGCACCATTCGCGCGTGGTTCGTCAACCACGGCATCTCGATCGACAGGGGGGACAAAGCTTGGCACACCGGACGCGCATTGATCAACTCGTATCGCAAACCACTTACGGAGTGCTCCGCGAAAGAGTTGTGGAAAGGTGAGCTCGATCTTGAATTGACGCAGCTCGATTCTCTGTCCACACAACTTGACGGGGTCGTCAAGAAACTCGAAGCGATCGGCAAGGCCGATCCTCGCATCGTACGACTGCGCACGATTCCCGGCGTTGGACCACGCACGGCTGAAATCCTGGTGGCCTGCATCGACGATTCGCACCGCTTTGAGAACGGACGCCAAGTGTCGGCCTACTTCGGCTTGGTACCTCGGCAATTTCAATCTGGTGAAACCGATCGCAACGGCCGCATCACCAAGCGGGGCAACCCGCTGGCTCGGACCATTCTTGTCGAGTGCGCTTGGGCCTCGCTGCGATACAATCCGTGGTCCAAGGGAGTCTACGATCGCATCTGCGGTAAGCAGAAGACACGCAAGAAGAAGGCGGGAGTGGCGTTGGCTCGTAAAATCGCGGTGATTGCTTGGGCCATGCTCCGCGATGAAAAGGACTGGGATCCGGTCACCATGATTCGTACTACCAAGTCGTTCGGTGGAACGCTTCCCTTGGATGAAGAGACCTTTCGAACGATGCCTCCTAAGGAGAACTCGGACCAACGTAAGAGCCGCCTTCGCAGGGAAGCCCGCGAAGCCGAAGAGCTCACGCAGCGTTGCGCCGCCAAGGCGTCGCCCACGACAAAGTCAGCCAGCAAATCCAAGTCGAAGCCCACGCAGGTTGGTAAGTCGACGAAACAGCAGTCTGCCAAGTCGCAGGCGAAATTGCAGGCGAAATCAATCACCACGCCGAGAAGTCCCATTGGCTCAAAGTCGAAACAAGCCACCACGAAAACCGCCCAACCACGGCGAGCAAGAAAGCCAGTATCCGCTGCCTGA
- a CDS encoding RNA polymerase sigma factor has translation MATVTCQTQDFIVELPSQEYEVVSYRYLNGFSICQISEETQRPIGTITKQLSRAVHRMREIVAELER, from the coding sequence GTGGCGACCGTCACTTGCCAAACCCAGGACTTCATAGTCGAGTTGCCGTCACAGGAATACGAAGTTGTGAGTTATCGCTATCTCAATGGTTTCAGTATTTGCCAAATCTCAGAAGAAACTCAACGTCCCATTGGGACGATCACCAAGCAGTTGTCACGTGCAGTCCATCGCATGCGAGAAATCGTAGCGGAGCTTGAACGATGA
- the cdd gene encoding cytidine deaminase: protein MHSELIQAALQTRHNAYAPYSNFQVGAAILTEHGEIFTGCNVENSSFGLTICAERSAVSAMVASGSTNIAKICIASPGAAPPCGACRQVMAEFGNSFEVLLVDADSQLVQQRWKMADLLPGQFHFPPKSSTE, encoded by the coding sequence ATGCACTCTGAGCTAATCCAAGCAGCACTCCAGACGCGACACAATGCTTATGCACCATATAGCAACTTTCAAGTCGGCGCCGCGATTCTGACTGAGCATGGTGAAATTTTCACGGGCTGCAATGTCGAAAACAGCTCCTTCGGATTGACTATTTGCGCAGAGCGTTCAGCAGTCAGCGCGATGGTCGCCTCTGGCTCGACCAACATAGCCAAGATCTGCATCGCCAGCCCGGGCGCTGCTCCTCCCTGCGGCGCCTGCCGCCAAGTCATGGCCGAGTTTGGAAATTCCTTCGAAGTCCTGTTGGTGGATGCCGATTCACAGCTTGTTCAACAGCGTTGGAAAATGGCGGACTTGCTGCCCGGTCAATTCCATTTCCCTCCCAAGTCCAGTACGGAATAG
- a CDS encoding lysylphosphatidylglycerol synthase transmembrane domain-containing protein translates to MKRTCLLVVKLGLPLALFVYLLMSVSPEDYRVFAEQPKQWGLLVLAQCIALFAICLSFLRWYLLVRAFDIPFTISEALRLGFLGYLLNFVSFGSVGGDLFKAILVARDKPEKRPEAVTSVLLDRAVGLLGLVILAWASLSLVPAEQLSATFLTIRRGAGITALGSVVALFLALLAGSWFDRWIVALRKIPVLGDTVSRMALAIRRLRRTPWTLCWILGMAITVHSLLAITMYVISRGVYQDFPTLAEHFQVVPPAMAAGALPLAPGGIGLQEGALQALFSRLPDLPEHYSGMLVATIYRLMTITIAGIGLLFYWYSHHRDAKIIAAAQTPL, encoded by the coding sequence TTGAAACGCACTTGCTTGCTCGTCGTCAAACTTGGTTTGCCACTGGCTCTGTTTGTCTATTTGTTGATGAGCGTTAGTCCCGAAGACTACCGCGTCTTTGCAGAGCAACCCAAGCAATGGGGCTTGTTGGTATTAGCCCAGTGCATCGCCCTGTTTGCAATTTGCTTGAGCTTTCTTCGATGGTACCTCTTGGTGCGGGCGTTTGATATACCGTTTACCATCAGCGAGGCACTGCGTCTGGGCTTTCTGGGCTATCTCCTGAACTTCGTCTCTTTTGGAAGCGTCGGAGGAGATCTTTTTAAGGCGATTTTGGTCGCCCGTGACAAGCCAGAGAAGCGTCCCGAAGCAGTGACTTCCGTCTTGCTGGACCGAGCCGTGGGGTTGCTCGGCTTGGTCATCCTTGCTTGGGCCAGCCTTTCCCTGGTGCCTGCAGAGCAATTGTCCGCAACCTTCTTGACGATTCGGCGCGGTGCGGGCATCACGGCACTGGGGTCGGTGGTCGCTCTGTTCCTGGCCCTGCTGGCCGGCAGTTGGTTTGACCGCTGGATTGTGGCGTTGCGGAAAATTCCGGTGCTGGGCGATACCGTATCTCGCATGGCGCTGGCAATTCGAAGATTGCGGCGGACCCCATGGACGCTGTGTTGGATCTTAGGGATGGCAATCACCGTGCATAGTTTGCTAGCCATTACCATGTATGTGATTTCACGGGGCGTCTATCAAGATTTCCCAACATTGGCCGAGCACTTTCAAGTGGTGCCCCCGGCCATGGCAGCCGGAGCATTGCCGTTGGCCCCGGGAGGCATCGGCCTGCAGGAAGGAGCTTTGCAAGCTCTTTTCTCGCGACTCCCAGATCTACCCGAACATTACTCGGGGATGTTGGTTGCCACAATCTACCGGCTCATGACGATCACGATTGCAGGCATCGGCTTGTTGTTCTACTGGTACAGTCATCATCGCGACGCAAAAATCATAGCGGCCGCGCAGACTCCACTGTAG
- the sdhB gene encoding succinate dehydrogenase iron-sulfur subunit, with translation MTATNTHHQASTPQHPEKVNVRVLRQDGPGQPTYWERHQVEYEENMNVISVLQRIAAQAATVEGNKVTPVAWDCGCLEEVCGSCTMVVNGKVRQSCTALVDRLLEDNSAEIELRPMTKFPVIRDLIVDRTRLFQGLERVKAWVPVDGYSDMGPGPRQSRKQQEQSYPLSQCMSCGCCLDACPQYQKIELHRRPGETEEQFEDRKREAYGSQFMGAAPISQAVLFNSHPTGNSLAEERVEALIAPGGVQACGNAQNCVAVCPKEIPLTTSIGRAGRAATVHSLKKMFDS, from the coding sequence ATGACAGCGACGAATACTCATCATCAGGCAAGCACTCCGCAGCATCCTGAAAAAGTAAATGTCAGGGTGTTGCGACAAGATGGACCAGGGCAGCCGACCTATTGGGAACGGCACCAGGTTGAGTACGAGGAGAACATGAACGTTATCAGCGTTCTACAACGGATTGCCGCACAAGCCGCTACGGTAGAGGGCAACAAGGTGACACCTGTTGCCTGGGATTGCGGTTGCCTGGAAGAGGTTTGCGGCTCGTGCACGATGGTCGTCAATGGCAAGGTCCGGCAAAGCTGCACGGCCCTGGTCGATCGGCTGTTGGAGGACAACAGTGCTGAGATTGAACTGCGCCCGATGACCAAGTTCCCGGTGATTCGAGATCTGATCGTAGATCGTACTCGTCTCTTCCAGGGGCTGGAACGGGTGAAGGCCTGGGTGCCGGTCGATGGATATTCCGATATGGGCCCAGGGCCCCGGCAATCCCGCAAGCAACAAGAGCAGAGTTATCCACTGAGCCAATGCATGAGCTGCGGATGCTGCTTGGATGCATGCCCTCAGTATCAGAAAATTGAGCTTCATCGCCGCCCTGGTGAAACGGAAGAGCAATTCGAGGATCGCAAACGCGAGGCGTACGGATCGCAGTTCATGGGGGCTGCTCCCATTAGCCAAGCGGTCTTGTTCAACTCCCATCCCACTGGCAATAGCCTAGCGGAGGAGCGCGTCGAAGCCTTGATCGCACCTGGTGGTGTTCAGGCCTGCGGTAACGCACAGAATTGTGTCGCCGTTTGTCCGAAAGAAATTCCGTTGACGACCTCCATCGGACGCGCGGGCCGGGCTGCTACAGTGCATTCTCTGAAGAAAATGTTCGATAGCTAG